In the Dictyostelium discoideum AX4 chromosome 6 chromosome, whole genome shotgun sequence genome, GGTGATAGCAGCGGCAGTCTTTGAAGTTGGTAAATTTGAAGTGTCACCCAAAGAGAAGACATTATCATATTTTACATGTTGAAGGGTTCCTTTGTCGACATTGACGAAACCGGTGGCTGGATCAGCAAGTGGGGAATTCTTAATGACAGAGTGTGGACCCATTGGTGGCACAACATGAATCATATCGTATTTAACGGTTTTATTGCCTTGTGGAGTTTCAAAAACTGCTTCTTTACTATCACCTTTGATCTCTACTAAATTGTGTgcaaaattttgatttacaCCTCTTTCTTTAGCCATTTTATCCAAAACCTCAGAGTATTTCTTCACTGGGAACATTGAGGCACCGGCACTGTTGAAATCTAATCTAACCTTATCACGAATACCATGTTTTCTTAAATAGTCGTCACATAACCAAAGGATCTTTTGTGGTGCGCCACCACATTTAACACCAGTGGTTGGTACTGTAAAGATTGCAACATTACCTGGtttcaatgatttaataaattcaaatgtcTTTTCACATGAATCATATGAATAATTTGATGTTACACCATTCTTTCCTAAATTCTCTTTTAATCCTTTAACTCTATCCCAATATAATTCTAAACCAGTTGATACAActaaataatcataatcaatTTCTTTACCATCTTTTGTTAAAACAATAttttcctaaaaaaaaaataaaataaacatattaataattatatttttttttttttttttttttttttttttttttttttttacttacttCTGGTTTAAAAACAGTTACAGAATCTTTAACCCAAGTTGCACCTTTTGGAATGAAatctttttcatctttttcagAGTCTTTTCTTGAAAagataccaccaccaactaaAGTCCATAATGGTTGATAGTAATGTTTTTCACTTGGTTCAACGATAACGATATCACctttgtttttgaatttatgTTCTAATTGAGAGGCCACTGAAAGACCACctgcaccaccaccaacaataacaatctttgtaacattttttaattttcttttttctttttcactTCCAAGTTGTGATGCTGAAACTACaccatttggtaatttatctGAACTTGATGTTACTGCTGGGGCAACTGCCAAAGCATACATAATacttttaaacatttttaaattatctttttttttttttttttttttttttttttttttttttaaaaaaaaaatataaaaatgatttattagatatataatttatttgaaaaaataataaattaaaaaaaaaaaaaaaataaaaaaaaaaaaaacgtttaaatagtttttttttttaataaaaaaacagaaaaaaattaaaattttaaaatgccGTGACTACATGGAATAAAATCATTGTTCTATAAGATTATTACCTTTTTAATATAAAGCTAtagataaaattttttcaatattttcataaattttttaatttaaaaaaaaaaaaaaaattaaaaaaaattaaaaaaataaaaaaaaataaaaaaaaaaaaatcaatttagaaaattaattgaaaactCAAAATTTTTGGTCAAATTACATTAATGTTATCTCAAatcaaacaaaaataaaaaaaaacacttctttttttttttgtgacttactattttttaaaacacacCCATTCTATAGAACATGGAATagtcgttttttttttttttttttattttggcaTTGTCTTTCTGTTTTGGCAACATAttactgtttttttttttttttcaaaaaattttatgtttttttttttattttttattttttattttttatttttatttttttattttttatttttttatttttttattttttttatttttatcttcttatttttcatttttttttttttttttttttctttctatttttaaactaATGGTAAAAATGACATAATTGGAAAAGTTATGAAATCATTATCttgtaaatcattaaaaccaattgaataatttgaagaattactactactactatttttTGCTgcattatttataatatttgaaatatttgaacTACAAAAtgagattttaattttattaaaaggaCCATGTAATTGACCATCCAATAAGATatcaaatgatttctttttatcaattgattccaTTTCAATTgcattaattgtaaatttaaaagtatcTTCAGATGATTtaacttttttctttttttgttcaGCTTCAATAAGTACCAATTGCATCTTTGGTTTTGATtgaataattgatttttttaatgatgaagatattGTTGCTggaccattattattattattattattattattattattattattattattattattattattattattattaccattaccattattattattaccattattaccattattattagttgctgttgttgttgaattattattatttgaagatgatgttgatggtgaAGAAGTCGATTGAATAGTTGGAtgtgaaattgattttggcataatattattaatttcaatatcataaaaagttttattatcaatgttAATCCATTGTAATGGAACACCCATTTGATTACATTGtaaaattttgatatttaCATTCATTGGTGAATATTTTCccattaatttattaatttgagtTGGATCCGATGAGATTAAATCACTAAAACCTGCTAAAAAAGTTGAAGTATTCATTTCAGCTTTCATTAAAAATGGAattgtaaaataattattatcatctatTCCCCAACCTTCACATTTCAATACTGGTATCTCTAAACTAAATGATGCTTCtctaaataaatattcaatttcagTTTGAATTGTATGTGATGGTGTTTCAACTGGATTATCTTTAtgaattgttgttgttgttgttgttgttgttgttgttgttgttgttgttgctgctgtcgttgaagaattaatatcatttttaatttcattattactattatttaaatttgattgttgttgttgttgttgctgttgttgttcatttaatattatactTGCAACATCtgaattttgttgttgtggttgctgtggttgttgttgttgttgttgttctaattcattttcttttaatgcaATTGAATTtcttaaatctttaatttgtgaaattgattcaatgaATGATTGTCTttcaatttttgataattttgaaattggtggAAATGATGGAATTATACTATAGAGTGAAACAAGGCATTGTCTAACTTGATTTGTATACCATGGATCGAAAGAAGAGATTAATTCAGCTATTTTACAATTTGAGGTACCAGTTGGAATAATATAAAACATGATATCCAATGAATGGAAAAGTTCAGgttgttgatattttaaaaataaatagctTGCTAATATATGTTGAACTGATGTATCATTACCAATGATTGCAAATTTAACTTGATTATGAAAATCTTGATCTTGATAATTTGAaagtaaatcaattaatgatgtTGTCGATTTTCTATTAATTGGTATATAAAATGGTGTACCGAATTGATCAGGTCTTTTATGTCTAACACTTAATGTAAGCattgaaataaattgataatttaaatttggtaattcaatattttttggaacatgttttaaaatatttgttgttgtggctgttgtggttgttgaatttaaatttgaatttgaatttgttgataaattacaaaatttaataatttcatctctaattgaaattaattctttaattctaattgattttgattcaTTTTCTTCTAAATACATTGTTTTATTCATAACAtctaaaattttgaaatgaatTGTTGAAACATCGATTGGttctaaaaattcaataCCTAATTGAGAATTATCAATACCtaaaattcttttataaatattttcaatgttATTTGATTGTAATTGAGTGATTGATGGTGTATAGGTATTATAGTTTGCTTCAAATAACTCTTGAATTAATAATGCTTCACTATTGTATTTATCAACTAAGAAATGAATTGTTggtctatttttatttgtgaaTAAAGTGTTGGTTAAACTTGCAGATCCTATACTATTTGGTGATGACATTATCGATGGGAATTCGCGGGCTAGAATATTCCTAAAGTAAGATCCTGGTGATTTCAACTCCAATGATAATATCTCCAATATCTCTTTAGCAAAGCAACCGTATGGTTTTGGCCAAAGGTAATAAGTTTTAACAATTGATAACGCTGATTGAATTGTTAAACTTGATAAAACAGGTATGACCaataaataatgttttaacatttgtaataaaaataaaactctCTTTTCACTTAATAAtggatgttttaaaaataataataaatgttcGAAAACTGCTTTAGATTTACTAACTGATTCTTCTCTTAATATTTTTCTAATACTTGGATTATACcaactattaattttattaatattattatttactagtatttaattttaaaaataaaatatatatgttaataaattaaataaattaaataaattaataaaataaaataaatttttttttttttttttttttttacattttaaattatctaaatttgaagaatttTGATCAGAACattgatcaattaaaaagaataagaaatcattattatcttgaTTATTTGTTTGAAGGATACGAAGTACTTCATTATGTAAAGAATATTCAAATCTTGATTTTTCTAATTGAATCTCACCAAGCTtatgtattattacttttaatgTTGGAAATTGTGGATTAAATTTAtgaaataatgataaatatcCAATagttgataaaattgaaagtCTAATTGTTTcagattctttaatttcttctgATGACATATTTATTCCATTAATACTAAAAGTAGTAGTTGAATCACTATCATTGGTACCACtggtatttatatttatattactattactattattattattgtttatattaatataatcatTTGATAAACTTCCTGTTGAAGATGTTGATATTAATGGTGGACTTGATTGTTGTGGAGAAACTGAACTATAATTTACACCTGTAAGATTAGTTTCactaattgataaattaaatgaatctaAATCAGTTTGAGATAATTTTGATGCTAATCTTGAAATACTTGGTGTTGAATTTTGTGATGTTGATGTAAAATCTTGTTCAGTTGATTCAGTTTGTTGTTCaacatcatcttcatttcCATTActtgtattaatattattgccattgctattgttattattattattattattattattattattattattattattattattattattattattattattattattattattattattattattattattattattattattattattattattattattattattattattactattattattactattatttccatttaataaatcattaaattcttcaaCAGATGCATTTgttaattttgtaaataaagcTTGTAATAAGgaatattgattattttcattgtttaatagtaatatatattttgttaataataatgagatTATCATTGAAATTGCATCTCCATTTAACTCTAAATTATATAGTAATGTATCCCAAAATACATTATGAGTATTAACAGATGAACATAATTTTAACTCTATAGATTGTTGTAATATCTCtgatatttgaattaatattggttgaatttgaaaagatttattattattattttcattattattattactattattattattactattattattattattattattattattattattattattattattattattattattattattattattattattattattgctcatattattactattattatcgtCGGACATTTTTATATATCTCTATATCTATATTTAGATATagttataaaaatagatttatttttttatttttttattttttatatatgtgaacgtaaaaaaaaaaaaaaaaaaaaatattacaacAGTAtggaaatatttaaaaataaaatattataatcacACCTAAAAAtgggttttaaaaaaaaaaaaaaaaaaaaaaaaaaaaaaaaaaaaaattataaaaaaaaaaaaaaaaaaattttggtttttgCAAAATATCTGCCACAaggaattgtttttttttttttttaattttttattaataaaaaactcAATCGATCGATATTTTGTGTAGtttcattattgttttttttttttttttaaataattaattttatagtcaaaaaaaaaaaacataattaaatcaattgaagatcgtaaattaattatatgtGTCAAACAGTTGgctaattattttttttctttaaaaaaaaaaaaaaaaacaatgaaaaaaaaaatagcgAGCTTGGTTCGTTAGCTTTCGGATATgttcgattttttttttttttttattttttatttttttttatttttttttttattttttttttttaaaaacaacgACATGATCATGTTATAGaagtgtaaaaaaaaaaaaattgtaaaaaaaaaaaaaaataaaataaaataaaaataaaataaaataaaataaaataaaaaaaaaataaaacatgaGGAAAATGACATcttattgtaaaaaaaaaaaatatcttttttttcattttgattaaatgtctttgtttaaaaaataatataaaataataataattgaataattgaaaaaaaaaaaaaaaattaattatttaatttttagaaataatgaagaaatcAATAATGATAAGAGTGAAACACCAGGGAGAGGTAATcacaaatttttcaaaatcttaTCCTTCTCATTTATTTGGAATTTTAAGTGAAGAAaaggtattttattttatttttttttgttatttttttttttttcctttaaaACTATAGTTTTAACTAATACacaagtaataaaaaaattaaaaaaaaaaaattaaaaaaaaagtatttagaagtagtttcaaaattaaatggaTTTTATAGTGTTTATAATGTTAAACCATTGATTTGTAGTAttatattactttttttagcAATGGCATGTGTTGCATTTGGAGGTGTATCaggtatattattaaatgataatcaaTATGACCCTTCCTTATCATTATTCATTTCTCAAACTATACTGTTTTCATTTGGTGGAatcttttttctaaattcatttttatttgtattttatattgaaaaaaaaccaatttcaaatgtaattataaatattaaatcaattttttttatttcaatttaatttacacaaatttattattaatttaatatttattttttaaaaaaggttcaaattattaaagatgctattaataatattaatgttgaatttttatCACAAGAAATTAGATTTTCATTAGAGTTTCAAGATAATCATTATTATGtatgattataataataataataataataataataataataataataataataataataataataataataataataataataataataataataataataataataataataataataataataataataataataataataataataataataataataataataataataataataataataatgaatcattaacaactcaacaattatttaaattacaaacattttttttttttttttttttttttttattaattatgattttttaatttttttttttataaataaattttatagttaaaattaatatttccaAATACTATACCTCTTACTTTAAATGGATTAAAAGAGAATAATCCATTAGTATCTAAACAGAAATCAAGTTATTCACAATTAAAAGAAGGTGTTAAAAGTAAAAAGGATAAAAATGTCACTATATATGATCCAAGTTATTCTGATAGTAGCGATGAAGAATATAACAACAATATTacagataataaaaatgatgatgaatatgaTTATAACAATGAAAATAGCAATGAAGATCATTCTTTTTCATCCGAAGAGgaggaataaaaaaaaaaaaaaaaaaaaaaccctattcaatttttgtaaataaaacgCGATAAAGATAACcaaccaaaataataataataataataacaataataataataataataataataataataataataataataataataataataataataataataataataataataataataataataataataataataataaaaggataattatattaattaatcataaactatatttaacttttttttttattttttttttttatttttttttttttaattaaaaaatttaaaaaccaaaaaatttttttccaatgggaaaattttttaaatcaacttgtttttcaataaagGGTTTGGCGGTTTTTTTTAAGGAACCGCCTTaccataaataattttaaaaataagtggttaaagaatttttatttaacccGAAAGGGGTGGttaaaaaattcataaaTTGGGCATAAGCCCAAGTTTTTGgggattttaaaaaaaaaacatttatttataaaaaaaaaaaggtttttaattttttttgttttttaaaataagtttaaatttaggaaaaaaaaaaaaaaaaaaaaaaaaaaaaaaaaaaaaaaaaaaaaaagctttaaaataataatacttacAGAATATTCAACACCTAATCTAGAATATggagatttatttaaagaaaattcgATTCCTTTACTTAAGTAAGGTTCACTTGAATTTAATTGGAATagaattgttttaattctttttgtaattttcttATAAAATCTTTGATAGATTATTTTATCTACTACATAACATCCAACAGAAATTGGAATTCCAATAACTATCATACTTAAGATATCACCTGATACTgaaattaccttttttttaaaaattaaaaaaaaataaaaaaaaaagtgaaaatattaattatttattttttaaaaaataataattaatatatttatttataaattatacaCTTACTCTTAATGTAGATGTTTTCTTTGATCTTATAcagtttaaatttatatttttaattattgaatcaTATTCATCTGGAGGTATAACACTTCTTAATTCTGGTGGAAAATTTCTTGAGAAACCTTTAAAAGTGCATTTTGTATATGGTTTATAGATGGTTTTTTCACCCTTTATTATATGTGATGTTCTTTCATTTtccattttaataaaaaaaaaaaaaatatttatatatatatatatatataataatattaataataataataataataataataatagttctaTTTGTTTATGAGAATTGAAaggaatttttaaaatgtaaaataaaatcaaatttataggaaaaaaaaaaaagtgtaaaaacaaaaaaccaaATCACATCCTCTtttcaaaacttttttttttttttttttttttgtaagatctattacttttttagtttaaattaaatttctttttttttttaaaaaaataaaacaattcatttttttttttttaaattttttattttaaattttttttttttttatttttttttttttttactatttttagaaatcttattttacttttatttttttattttatatttttttaccCTTGTccctttaatttttttattttatatttttttttttttcctattttTTATCCTTGTCCCTtagtattaaaattttttttttttttttttttttttactatttttagaaatcCTATATTActgtaatttattttgtttgtattatttttttttttttttttttttttctatttgcaatttgtttttctttttctttttttttttttctttattttttttattccctTTTcatgtctttttttttttttttcgaaatttttattaaagttaaataaaaaaaaaaaaaaaacaatgaacCATCCTGggtttttataaataaaaaaaaaagttaatttttttttttaatcaatcacTGGATTTcccaaaatttttaaaatttttatatcggttttatttttttttttttttttcttttttattttatttttatttttttttttttttttttttgaaatttaaaaacccatttttttttttttttttttttttttttccaaaaaaaaaaataataataaaaataataataaaaatacttttttaaaaaaaattaaaaaaaaaatagtctTTTTTAGGGtaagtaatattaaaattataaaatttaaatttaataatattatcattgaaaccttattaatttaaaaataaatattactatcggaaccatttttttttttcttttttttttttttttttttttttcaatttaaaaatcttttttttaacaattttttcaattttttttttttattttttttatttcaatttcgcacacaaatttttttttttttttttcttttgtccTCATTTTACACACACAAACATACAgcataaatagtttttttttatttttttttttttacccttaacaattaattaattaaaaaaaaaaaaaaaaaaaaaaaaaaaaaaaaattaaataattaaataattaacaattaataaaaaaaaaataataaaataatagtaaaattaaaaaattaaaaaataacagTAATTCagtaaaatataaaaaaacaaaaaaaccaaaatgaGTGACGATGAAGATTGGGACGCTGATTTTAGCGATTCTAGTTCATCACAACAAACTAACATGACTTCTTCCCTACAAAGAAAATTAACTATTGGAAATCtttcaaaaaagaaatccaAATTAGATTTAATGGAGGGGGTCACTAATAATAGTACTACAactaataacaacaataataataataataatagtactgcaactaataatagtaataataataataataataacaaattaaCATTAAATCCATCATTAAaaccaacaacagcaacagcaacagcaacagcaactaCACCACCAAATAAATCACCAACTATTGCAGCTGTGAAAccaacaaccaccactactacaaccactactaaagcaacagcaacagcagcAGTAGCAGCACTAAAACCAATACAAAAATTTacagaagaagatgatgatgatgattgggATAATGAATTAGAGTCACCATCAAAAGGTATATTGCAAAATAGAAAAGAATCAGTTGCAGATGATTGGGATGCAGATTTTGGAGAGAGTAGTACAAGTGGTATAGGATCACCAATACAACcacaaatgaaaattttaggTATTAAAGCAGatccaacaacaaaaaccGAATGGGatgatgattttgttttCAATGATAGTTCAGAATctgaaaataaatcaatattaactCCAGCTGTAAATATCTTATCAAGAGCTCGTTCAGGTAAtccaaatattcaaaataattctgaaaataaaatatctcaTACAATTACtgaattattatctttaatatcttgtatgtatttttttatttgtaataaaataaaataaaataaaaaaaaaaaaaaaaaaaaaaaaaaaaaaaaaaaaaaaaattttttttattaacctcaaacttttttttattttttattttttatttttttctttattatagTTGGTTCTGATATTGAATCTTCATTCCCAACCccatcatcaacaccattagcaaataatttaccaaaattattatcaggtaagaaaataaatatttttatttttttttattttttttaaactttttttattattttttatttctaacttattattattattattattattattattattattattattattattattattattattattattattattattattattattattattattattattattattattattattattatttttttaaaaaaaaaaaagaaattgaatttaaaaagaaaattgaaatacaattaacaaatattgaagttaaagaattaaaaggtGATAAATTAGATATTTCAAAAGGATATTATGAATTAGGGTTGATTTATCAAggtcaacaacaaaatatatTAGCATTTAATCAATTTTCTAGTGCAAATAAGATTTATCAAGATTATAAAGAGGATTTAGAATTTGATAATGGCGGTGGTGGTATAACAGATTGTTATAATGATTCATATGAATtggatttatattttaatttaggTATCTCGTCAAAGACCATGGCAAATATATTCAATGCCACAGAGTATCTAAAGAAAGCATTGGAAGTCTCCAATAGGGATAAGATATTGTTTCAAtcgattcaattgaaa is a window encoding:
- the sqrdl gene encoding hypothetical protein, whose amino-acid sequence is MFKSIMYALAVAPAVTSSSDKLPNGVVSASQLGSEKEKRKLKNVTKIVIVGGGAGGLSVASQLEHKFKNKGDIVIVEPSEKHYYQPLWTLVGGGIFSRKDSEKDEKDFIPKGATWVKDSVTVFKPEENIVLTKDGKEIDYDYLVVSTGLELYWDRVKGLKENLGKNGVTSNYSYDSCEKTFEFIKSLKPGNVAIFTVPTTGVKCGGAPQKILWLCDDYLRKHGIRDKVRLDFNSAGASMFPVKKYSEVLDKMAKERGVNQNFAHNLVEIKGDSKEAVFETPQGNKTVKYDMIHVVPPMGPHSVIKNSPLADPATGFVNVDKGTLQHVKYDNVFSLGDTSNLPTSKTAAAITSQAPILVGNLINHKLGLPLNHKYDGYTSCPITTSYSKIILAEFKYGFEVDESLPFDQSKESYFPMFLKKYVFPTAYWEGMLKGRWFGKNTLFNPIKTPEIN